Proteins co-encoded in one Cytophaga hutchinsonii ATCC 33406 genomic window:
- a CDS encoding DUF2339 domain-containing protein: MDGFLMGLLFVGLFICIFILLSRTGTLVENTEALQKKLLLMAKELSDLRNELKRNTLPDDLLKPQQSHEQKVPEIVTPPITIIETQKEETIIPPIETTIDDKKETTPVETQAVVSYTHKADQPKPIPAPKPVAPPKPKEPGFFERNPDLEKFIGENLINKIGIAILVLGIGFFVKFAIDQNWINEIGRVFIGIVCGGILIGFAHYMRNTFRSFSSVLVGGGMAIFYLTIAIAFHEYKLMPQAIAFAIMVIITVFAVMLSILYDRKELAVLAIIGGFGSPFMVSTGSGNYQVLFTYVLILNIGMIVLSYFKRWNIINVICFIFTVLLYGGWLVDTFTLSYSEEPKPHIGALLFGTLFYLIFFAMNIINNVKENKAFLPFELTILISNTFLYYSAGMLILKGIHDGLYQGLFTILIAVFNFVFAYVLFKNKKVDNNLVYLLIGLVLTFVTLAAPIQLEGNYITLFWAAESVLLLWLSQKSGIRIMKVASFIITGLMIISLLMDWNNEYWSAPGILALFINKAFVASIMVLASLGATIFLLKKETDTKLFLDLDIALYKSGLECVVFLLAYLAGLQEVYFQFESRFVLEAGITEITPIYTGCYNILFILVFSLYAQYKNVSWLLIFPVIGCAIISFFYLIYYNEVYTDVRDAYLQNTPVLAFHYYFHYVNNLLLLLLLINIFSIVKHSCDKNSKQFSFFLWFGCFMVIYMLSAELENIVLVASSKTGEELYQVTHQIYKVGFPILWGIASFALMVLGMKYKVKTLRIISLTIFGLTLLKMFIFDIREMSEGGKIAAFICLGVLLLVISFMYQKLKKILTEE; the protein is encoded by the coding sequence ATGGATGGCTTTTTAATGGGTTTACTTTTTGTTGGATTATTTATCTGCATTTTTATTTTACTTAGCCGAACCGGCACACTTGTAGAAAATACAGAAGCATTACAAAAGAAGCTGTTGTTAATGGCAAAGGAACTTTCAGACCTGCGCAATGAATTAAAACGAAATACATTACCGGATGATCTTCTGAAGCCTCAGCAGTCCCACGAGCAAAAGGTACCTGAGATTGTTACACCTCCCATTACAATCATTGAAACCCAAAAAGAGGAAACGATTATTCCGCCGATAGAAACTACAATTGATGATAAAAAAGAAACAACGCCGGTAGAAACTCAGGCTGTTGTATCGTATACACATAAAGCGGATCAGCCAAAGCCGATTCCGGCACCTAAACCTGTTGCGCCGCCAAAGCCTAAAGAACCCGGCTTCTTTGAGCGTAATCCGGATCTGGAAAAATTCATCGGCGAAAATCTGATCAACAAAATTGGTATTGCTATTTTGGTTTTGGGTATCGGTTTCTTTGTGAAATTTGCGATTGATCAAAACTGGATCAATGAAATAGGCCGTGTGTTTATTGGCATTGTATGCGGAGGTATTCTGATTGGGTTTGCGCATTACATGCGCAATACATTCCGGTCATTCAGTTCGGTGCTTGTAGGCGGCGGTATGGCAATCTTTTATCTTACGATAGCTATCGCTTTCCATGAATATAAATTAATGCCTCAGGCCATAGCTTTTGCAATCATGGTTATCATTACCGTTTTTGCTGTAATGCTTTCCATACTATACGACCGGAAAGAACTTGCTGTACTGGCGATCATCGGTGGCTTCGGCTCACCATTTATGGTGAGTACAGGTTCCGGCAATTACCAGGTGTTGTTTACATATGTGCTTATTTTAAATATCGGTATGATCGTTCTTTCGTACTTCAAACGATGGAACATTATCAACGTGATCTGTTTTATATTTACCGTACTGTTGTATGGTGGCTGGCTGGTGGATACATTTACCTTAAGCTACAGCGAAGAACCCAAACCACATATCGGTGCACTGCTTTTCGGAACACTGTTTTATCTGATATTCTTTGCCATGAATATTATAAACAATGTAAAAGAAAATAAAGCCTTTCTGCCGTTTGAATTAACAATCTTGATTTCAAATACTTTTTTATATTACAGCGCCGGAATGCTCATTCTGAAAGGGATACACGATGGCTTATATCAGGGTTTGTTTACCATTTTAATTGCCGTATTTAACTTCGTATTTGCCTATGTCTTATTTAAAAATAAGAAGGTCGACAATAACCTGGTATACCTGTTAATTGGTTTGGTACTCACGTTTGTGACACTTGCAGCACCTATTCAGCTGGAAGGAAATTACATCACCTTGTTCTGGGCTGCTGAATCTGTATTGCTGTTATGGCTGTCACAGAAATCAGGCATACGTATTATGAAAGTGGCATCGTTCATCATTACAGGATTAATGATCATCAGTCTGTTGATGGACTGGAACAATGAATACTGGAGCGCTCCGGGAATCCTTGCTTTATTTATCAATAAAGCTTTTGTTGCCAGTATCATGGTGCTTGCTTCGTTAGGAGCAACCATCTTTTTATTGAAAAAAGAAACGGATACGAAACTGTTTCTGGATCTGGATATAGCTTTATACAAAAGCGGTTTAGAATGTGTTGTTTTTCTGCTTGCTTATCTGGCAGGTCTGCAGGAAGTATATTTTCAGTTTGAATCGCGGTTTGTACTGGAAGCAGGTATAACGGAGATTACGCCGATTTATACCGGCTGCTATAACATCCTGTTTATTTTAGTGTTCTCGTTATACGCACAATATAAAAACGTATCCTGGCTGTTGATTTTTCCAGTAATCGGATGTGCCATTATTTCATTCTTCTATCTGATCTATTACAACGAGGTCTATACAGATGTACGTGATGCGTACCTGCAGAATACACCTGTATTGGCTTTCCATTACTATTTTCATTATGTAAACAATCTGCTGTTATTGCTTCTTTTAATAAACATATTCAGCATTGTTAAACATTCCTGCGATAAAAATTCAAAACAGTTTTCATTCTTTTTATGGTTCGGCTGCTTTATGGTGATCTATATGCTGAGTGCGGAATTAGAAAATATTGTTTTGGTTGCTTCTTCTAAAACAGGCGAAGAACTGTATCAGGTAACACATCAGATTTATAAAGTTGGCTTCCCGATCTTATGGGGGATTGCGTCCTTTGCATTGATGGTGCTGGGTATGAAATACAAAGTAAAAACACTGCGTATCATTTCCTTAACCATCTTCGGGTTGACCTTATTGAAAATGTTTATATTCGACATACGTGAAATGTCTGAGGGCGGCAAGATCGCAGCCTTCATATGCCTGGGCGTGTTGTTGCTGGTTATATCATTCATGTATCAGAAGTTAAAGAAAATCCTTACGGAAGAATAA
- a CDS encoding NADPH-dependent FMN reductase — MSNIIILSSSVRTGRNSDRVALYFKKYMEENNLANAEIVDLNVYQFPIFNERLKFQPNPAPQTLEFAEKIKSSDGIVIVTPEYNGGYPAALKNVVDLLYDEWHRKPTAIATVSNGGFGGTQVITSLQFSLWKMKAWTVPAMFPVPKVQYAFDEQGNATDKAATDKRADAFIKELLWCIEATNRMKS, encoded by the coding sequence ATGAGTAACATTATTATCCTTTCTTCAAGTGTACGTACAGGAAGAAATAGCGACCGGGTTGCCTTATACTTCAAAAAATATATGGAAGAAAACAACCTGGCCAATGCAGAGATTGTGGATCTGAATGTATACCAGTTTCCGATATTTAATGAACGGTTAAAATTTCAACCAAATCCGGCACCTCAAACACTCGAGTTTGCGGAAAAAATTAAATCATCCGATGGTATAGTAATCGTTACACCGGAATACAACGGCGGTTATCCGGCAGCCTTAAAAAATGTAGTGGATCTGTTGTATGATGAATGGCACCGCAAACCGACGGCTATTGCTACGGTATCTAACGGCGGTTTTGGCGGCACGCAGGTTATCACTTCGTTACAGTTCTCTTTATGGAAAATGAAAGCATGGACGGTGCCTGCTATGTTTCCCGTACCAAAGGTTCAGTATGCCTTTGATGAACAGGGAAATGCTACAGACAAAGCTGCTACAGATAAACGGGCAGATGCTTTTATTAAAGAATTACTCTGGTGCATAGAAGCAACCAATAGAATGAAAAGCTAA
- a CDS encoding HPF/RaiA family ribosome-associated protein, protein MTIQFNTDKNVASNERTANYLSSMISDSLDRFSEHITRIEVHLSDENSSKEGGDDKRCVLEARMEGKKPFAVTNNADTIEKAVSGAIDKLTTTLEKNLERQRSY, encoded by the coding sequence ATGACTATTCAATTCAACACAGACAAAAACGTTGCAAGTAACGAGCGTACTGCAAATTATTTAAGTTCAATGATATCAGATTCGTTGGATCGTTTTAGTGAACACATTACACGTATTGAAGTACACCTGTCTGATGAAAATAGCAGCAAGGAAGGTGGAGATGATAAACGTTGTGTACTTGAAGCAAGAATGGAAGGTAAGAAACCATTTGCTGTTACAAATAATGCAGATACAATTGAGAAAGCTGTAAGTGGCGCGATAGACAAGCTTACAACAACACTTGAGAAAAATTTAGAACGCCAGCGAAGCTACTAA
- a CDS encoding acyltransferase family protein, producing the protein MRPHYPILDGLRGTAALLVVIFHLFEASFPVYTDNPMHHGYLAVDFFFLLSGFVVAYAYDDRWEYMSVIDFFKIRFVRLHPLVMLSVVISVLAFALDPYNNSEQIPALKIIGVTLLTFTLLPTPDLRGWGETHTLNGPLWSLFQEYMANIFYAWFGHRIGIKLLWGLVLISACVLTATSIHHGDIGTGWSYETFWIAFVRMVFPFLAGILLFRSRKLIRIPMAYAICSALLFFLFSLPVFAYNGLYDAVCIIFVFPFIIAAGAGGTISGKWAKVCKFSGDISYPIYIIHYPFIYIYTSWVGIKKPAPTELFAVGSGLFILFIVLAFAALKLYDEPFRAWLKKRILK; encoded by the coding sequence ATGAGACCACATTATCCGATCCTTGACGGACTGCGGGGAACGGCAGCGCTTCTGGTTGTTATTTTCCACCTCTTTGAAGCATCGTTTCCTGTTTACACAGACAACCCAATGCATCACGGCTATCTGGCAGTAGATTTCTTTTTTCTGCTATCCGGCTTTGTAGTGGCTTATGCATACGACGACCGCTGGGAGTACATGTCTGTTATTGATTTCTTTAAAATACGGTTTGTCCGTCTGCATCCGCTCGTTATGTTAAGTGTGGTAATCAGTGTGCTTGCTTTCGCACTGGATCCTTATAATAATTCAGAACAGATACCTGCATTGAAGATTATTGGTGTAACGCTGCTTACTTTTACCTTATTGCCAACACCGGATCTTCGCGGCTGGGGCGAAACACATACCCTCAACGGTCCGCTGTGGTCGCTGTTTCAGGAATACATGGCAAACATATTCTATGCGTGGTTCGGACATCGCATCGGTATAAAGTTGTTGTGGGGGCTCGTACTTATAAGCGCTTGTGTATTGACCGCAACATCTATTCATCATGGTGATATCGGTACGGGCTGGAGTTATGAGACGTTCTGGATCGCCTTTGTACGTATGGTATTTCCATTCTTAGCTGGCATCCTGTTATTCCGTTCCCGTAAATTAATTCGCATTCCGATGGCGTATGCCATTTGTTCTGCATTGCTCTTTTTTCTTTTCAGCCTTCCGGTGTTTGCGTATAACGGCCTTTATGATGCGGTGTGTATTATCTTTGTTTTTCCATTTATTATTGCTGCCGGTGCAGGTGGCACGATAAGCGGTAAGTGGGCGAAGGTATGCAAATTCTCCGGCGATATTTCGTATCCGATTTATATTATTCATTATCCATTTATATATATTTATACGTCGTGGGTTGGAATAAAAAAACCTGCGCCGACGGAGCTCTTTGCGGTTGGTTCAGGACTTTTTATACTTTTTATTGTGCTGGCGTTTGCTGCATTAAAATTATATGATGAGCCCTTCAGAGCGTGGCTTAAAAAAAGAATATTAAAATAA
- a CDS encoding SHOCT domain-containing protein, with the protein MKALTQEGKQQIGSIASRYGISQDSVTSMLQAVINGGGRMAQFNIYELGGSGQWMQGGMTMVGDMFNHSLKNTVNNLCQELSALLSKQNIFETAPETAEGFIDGFAYAGNWWPSELGSPGSSGVQNNVKYAFFPAPVSRLAMEINGEVSVYNTLDHHISGVSQQQGRGYSVVFSSQYGNVDVLNLPLVSGPGTIKHDTTTPLSAPAVSTTSSEPIEPLIGKTPLTSTPSTTEDDIFIKIDKLGELFNKGILTLEEFNSKKAELLARL; encoded by the coding sequence ATGAAAGCATTAACTCAGGAAGGTAAACAACAGATAGGATCCATTGCATCAAGATATGGCATCAGCCAGGATTCGGTAACATCTATGCTGCAGGCAGTCATAAACGGCGGCGGCAGAATGGCACAATTCAACATCTATGAGCTTGGGGGCAGCGGACAATGGATGCAGGGCGGCATGACTATGGTGGGTGATATGTTTAATCATTCACTAAAAAATACGGTGAACAATCTTTGTCAGGAATTGTCTGCGTTACTTTCGAAACAAAACATATTTGAGACTGCACCTGAAACAGCTGAAGGCTTTATAGATGGCTTTGCGTATGCAGGTAACTGGTGGCCTTCTGAGTTAGGGTCCCCTGGTTCATCAGGCGTACAGAATAATGTGAAATATGCCTTCTTCCCGGCGCCTGTGAGCCGGCTGGCAATGGAGATTAACGGCGAAGTATCGGTGTATAATACATTGGATCATCACATCTCGGGTGTATCTCAACAGCAGGGCCGCGGCTACTCCGTTGTATTCAGCAGCCAGTATGGCAATGTAGATGTATTGAATCTGCCCTTAGTTTCCGGTCCGGGAACAATTAAGCATGATACCACTACACCACTCTCCGCTCCTGCTGTTTCAACGACATCGTCAGAACCGATAGAACCACTGATCGGCAAGACACCGCTTACATCAACACCTTCCACAACTGAAGATGATATCTTTATAAAAATAGATAAGCTGGGAGAACTATTTAATAAAGGAATTTTAACGCTGGAAGAATTCAACAGTAAAAAAGCAGAGTTGCTGGCAAGATTGTAG
- a CDS encoding HEAT repeat domain-containing protein → MKIFNLFKSHASRLKEARLLLESDLRNNDMSFLVNTMASEELYSPLLQRKRRTEISNTDQVSWYACRRAETLSTEDEKEALLQLLALPAYEAKKRHLFFCLAYVCTNTKDNALFNFLMMHLEHEKDADVNISILIGIEKMDKTAAGLNIEPIKQLAKKRGVHLKTNAILALAKTADPEVEPLLLGLFAATKDSHMKNIICTTLETVGTRACVPLLTEAYRKTRNSLLRQGIDLVLNAVKSRTISNTP, encoded by the coding sequence ATGAAAATTTTTAATTTATTTAAAAGTCATGCTTCCAGACTGAAAGAAGCGCGGCTGCTGCTTGAATCAGATCTTAGAAATAATGACATGTCTTTTCTTGTGAATACGATGGCTTCGGAGGAGTTATATTCTCCCTTGCTGCAACGGAAAAGAAGAACCGAAATAAGCAATACTGATCAGGTTTCCTGGTATGCCTGCCGCAGGGCGGAAACACTGTCTACCGAGGATGAGAAAGAAGCTTTGTTGCAATTGCTTGCTTTACCTGCTTACGAAGCGAAGAAGCGACACCTGTTTTTTTGCCTCGCCTACGTATGTACAAATACAAAGGATAATGCTTTATTCAATTTTCTCATGATGCATCTGGAGCATGAAAAAGATGCAGATGTGAACATATCTATTTTGATCGGTATTGAAAAAATGGATAAGACAGCTGCAGGCCTGAACATAGAGCCCATCAAACAGCTGGCAAAGAAGCGTGGAGTGCACCTGAAAACAAATGCGATTCTTGCGCTTGCAAAAACAGCGGATCCGGAAGTTGAACCGCTGCTGCTCGGACTATTTGCCGCAACCAAAGACAGTCATATGAAAAACATAATCTGTACAACACTGGAAACGGTAGGTACACGTGCTTGTGTTCCTTTATTGACAGAAGCCTACAGGAAGACACGTAACTCCTTGTTGCGTCAGGGTATTGATCTGGTGCTGAATGCGGTTAAAAGCAGAACCATTTCTAACACACCTTAA
- a CDS encoding dihydrofolate reductase family protein produces MRKVIAAINMTIDGYCDHTAVNPDAEIHQHYADLLHNTGVAVYGRVTYQLMQYWQSIRANPTGKKATDEFAAAIDRVPKLVFSHTLKDTGWNSATLAKGSLEEELTALKQQPGKDIYVCSPGMIVAAMNLNLIDEFQLCVHPVVAGSGLPLFKNIQDKPMFRLVQTKNFTSGAVILYYEPLK; encoded by the coding sequence ATGAGAAAAGTAATTGCAGCCATCAACATGACGATTGATGGATATTGCGACCATACAGCAGTTAATCCGGATGCAGAGATCCACCAGCATTACGCAGACCTGCTGCATAACACCGGCGTTGCCGTGTATGGCAGGGTTACATACCAGCTGATGCAGTACTGGCAAAGCATACGGGCAAACCCTACGGGTAAAAAAGCTACAGATGAATTTGCAGCTGCCATCGACCGCGTACCTAAACTTGTCTTTTCTCATACGCTGAAGGATACAGGTTGGAATAGTGCAACGCTGGCAAAAGGAAGTCTTGAAGAAGAGCTTACAGCACTTAAACAGCAGCCGGGTAAAGATATTTATGTGTGCAGTCCGGGTATGATTGTAGCTGCTATGAATCTGAATTTAATTGATGAATTTCAGCTCTGTGTGCACCCGGTTGTTGCAGGCAGTGGTTTGCCTCTATTTAAGAATATCCAGGATAAGCCTATGTTCAGATTGGTACAGACAAAAAACTTTACATCCGGTGCGGTTATTTTGTATTATGAGCCGCTGAAATAA
- a CDS encoding DNRLRE domain-containing protein, which yields MKNIFFLLSVILFVIGCSKKHTIHTSENTVTRYSYQSVRGDAVFSRIVPENNYGELEDIHLYAWTQDGGVNVNRVVLDFNTADIVQHTKIKHAYLNLYFNPTSRYDARLGGQGNKAEVGFMIEEIVSDWNEKTVTWNMQPDIDRQERVTINKKENPKSDYLKLDVTNLVQHMIDKPAGKRFGLRLKLVNEIPYNVYFFASGNHPDIRIRPSLEIEF from the coding sequence ATGAAAAATATTTTCTTTCTTTTATCAGTTATTTTGTTCGTTATCGGCTGCTCAAAAAAGCATACGATACATACTTCTGAAAATACCGTAACAAGGTATTCCTACCAATCTGTACGTGGTGATGCTGTGTTCAGCAGAATTGTTCCCGAAAATAATTACGGTGAACTGGAGGATATACATTTGTATGCCTGGACACAAGATGGCGGAGTAAATGTAAATCGGGTGGTATTGGATTTTAATACAGCAGACATTGTGCAGCATACAAAAATTAAACATGCTTATCTGAATCTGTATTTTAATCCAACATCCAGATACGATGCCCGGTTAGGAGGACAAGGCAATAAAGCAGAAGTTGGTTTCATGATTGAAGAGATTGTTTCTGACTGGAATGAAAAAACAGTTACCTGGAACATGCAACCCGATATTGATAGGCAGGAGCGTGTAACGATCAATAAAAAAGAAAATCCCAAGTCTGATTATTTAAAACTGGATGTAACGAATCTGGTACAGCATATGATTGATAAACCCGCCGGTAAACGTTTTGGTTTAAGATTGAAACTGGTAAATGAAATTCCATATAATGTATATTTCTTTGCTTCCGGCAATCATCCAGACATACGTATTCGTCCTTCGTTGGAAATAGAATTTTAA
- a CDS encoding pyruvate dehydrogenase complex dihydrolipoamide acetyltransferase has product MAELIKMPKMSDTMTEGVIAAWHKKVGDKVKSGDLLAEVETDKATMEMESYEDGTLLYIAAEAKSAVPIDGVIAVIGKDGENIDALIKEIKGGGAPAEAPKTEAKAEAEVPKAEKPAEAAKQAAPAVDLSSIKAEAILMPKMSDTMVEGTIVAWHKKVGDAVKSGELLAEVATDKATMEMESYEDGTLLHIEVKEGDAVQIDGLIAIIGEKGTDVTPIINAYKNGGKPSAAPAAASEPAKQETASAPASNNAPAAQASSSSDERAKISPLARKIASDKGIDIKQVKGSGDHGRVIKRDIENFKAAPAEAAPAKGSGAPAASLPNIVGQEGFDEVPVSQMRKVIVKRLSESLFTAPHFYLTMEINMDKAIEARASINEVATAKVSFNDMVIRASAAALRKHPMVNASWQGDKIRVNHHIHIGVAIAIEDGLVVPVVRFADSKSLSHISQEVKELGGKAKSKKIQPADMAGNTFTISNLGMFGIDEFTSIINSPDACILSVGGIKQTPIVKNGQIVVGNIMKVTLACDHRVVDGAVGSAFLQTLKSYLEDPVRILA; this is encoded by the coding sequence ATGGCAGAATTGATTAAAATGCCTAAAATGAGCGATACCATGACAGAAGGTGTTATCGCGGCATGGCACAAAAAAGTAGGAGATAAGGTGAAATCCGGAGACCTTTTAGCAGAAGTTGAAACGGATAAGGCTACCATGGAAATGGAATCTTATGAAGACGGAACACTCCTATATATAGCAGCTGAAGCAAAAAGTGCAGTACCTATTGATGGTGTAATTGCAGTAATTGGTAAAGATGGTGAAAATATTGATGCTTTAATTAAAGAAATCAAAGGTGGCGGTGCACCAGCTGAGGCTCCAAAAACAGAAGCTAAAGCAGAAGCAGAGGTACCAAAAGCTGAAAAGCCTGCGGAAGCGGCTAAACAGGCTGCACCTGCAGTAGATCTTTCTTCTATCAAAGCAGAAGCGATCTTAATGCCTAAAATGAGTGATACAATGGTTGAAGGGACAATTGTAGCATGGCATAAAAAAGTTGGAGATGCAGTTAAGTCTGGTGAGTTACTTGCAGAAGTAGCTACTGATAAGGCTACCATGGAAATGGAATCTTATGAAGACGGAACACTTCTTCACATTGAAGTAAAAGAAGGAGATGCGGTTCAGATCGACGGCCTGATTGCCATTATTGGTGAAAAAGGAACAGATGTAACACCGATCATCAACGCATATAAAAACGGCGGTAAGCCATCTGCAGCTCCGGCAGCAGCAAGCGAACCGGCTAAACAGGAAACAGCTTCTGCACCCGCATCAAACAATGCTCCTGCAGCACAGGCTTCTTCCTCTTCAGATGAAAGAGCCAAGATTTCTCCGCTGGCACGTAAAATTGCTTCAGACAAAGGAATCGATATCAAACAGGTTAAAGGTTCAGGAGATCACGGCCGTGTTATAAAACGCGACATTGAAAACTTTAAAGCGGCTCCGGCTGAAGCAGCTCCTGCTAAAGGTTCCGGCGCTCCGGCAGCTTCATTACCAAACATAGTTGGTCAGGAAGGCTTTGACGAAGTACCGGTTTCACAAATGCGTAAAGTAATCGTGAAACGTTTATCTGAAAGCTTATTCACTGCTCCGCACTTCTATTTAACCATGGAAATCAACATGGATAAAGCGATAGAAGCACGTGCAAGCATCAATGAAGTAGCTACAGCGAAAGTTTCATTCAATGATATGGTGATCCGTGCAAGTGCAGCAGCGCTTCGCAAACACCCGATGGTGAACGCTTCGTGGCAGGGAGACAAAATCCGTGTGAACCACCACATTCACATTGGTGTTGCCATTGCTATTGAAGATGGACTTGTTGTTCCGGTAGTACGTTTCGCAGATTCTAAATCCTTGTCTCATATTTCTCAGGAAGTAAAAGAACTTGGCGGTAAAGCAAAGAGCAAAAAAATACAGCCTGCAGACATGGCCGGCAATACATTCACGATCTCTAACTTAGGTATGTTTGGTATTGATGAGTTTACATCGATCATCAACTCTCCGGATGCATGTATCTTATCCGTAGGCGGTATCAAACAGACTCCGATCGTTAAAAACGGACAGATTGTAGTTGGTAACATCATGAAAGTAACCTTAGCGTGCGATCACCGTGTAGTAGATGGTGCAGTAGGTTCAGCGTTCTTACAGACATTAAAAAGCTACCTTGAAGATCCGGTACGTATTCTTGCGTAA
- a CDS encoding histidine phosphatase family protein: MSTKKIYLVRHGQTEFNKRGIVQGSAVNSSLNDTGRAQADAFYQAYRHIPFDVVYTSALNRSIESVQSFIDQPIPHFIRPGLNEISWGEMDGKLATATEHNEYKDLLARWQQGDIEFKMWGGESPLDVQKRQEPVVTEILNSPYETILMCMHGRAIRILLSLITKTSLAEMDQFQHANLCLYVLEGSVQEIKIVCSNDQQHLAGLQQIPD; encoded by the coding sequence TTGAGTACCAAAAAAATATACCTCGTCCGCCACGGACAAACGGAATTCAATAAAAGGGGAATTGTACAAGGCAGTGCAGTAAATTCATCGTTGAATGACACGGGACGTGCCCAGGCGGATGCCTTTTATCAGGCATACAGGCACATACCGTTTGATGTGGTATATACATCTGCCTTGAACAGAAGCATTGAATCTGTACAGTCCTTTATTGATCAGCCGATTCCGCATTTCATCCGTCCGGGTTTGAATGAGATCAGCTGGGGCGAAATGGATGGTAAACTGGCAACGGCCACTGAACACAATGAATATAAAGATCTTCTGGCCCGCTGGCAGCAAGGCGATATTGAATTCAAAATGTGGGGTGGTGAAAGTCCGCTGGATGTACAGAAGCGTCAGGAACCCGTTGTAACGGAAATTCTTAATTCTCCCTATGAAACCATTCTCATGTGTATGCACGGCAGAGCCATCCGTATCTTATTGAGCCTGATTACTAAAACAAGCCTGGCTGAAATGGATCAGTTTCAGCACGCCAATCTATGTTTATATGTATTGGAAGGAAGTGTGCAGGAAATAAAAATTGTCTGCAGCAATGATCAGCAACATTTGGCCGGCCTGCAGCAAATACCGGATTGA
- a CDS encoding hotdog fold thioesterase translates to MINTNITLEELNKMSVNTMGEHLGIVFTEVGTDYICGTMPVDNRTKQPMGLLHGGASGVLAETLGSIGSYLCVDIKTKACVGLNLSCNHIRAAKDGLVTGKAVLIHEGGKTHIWNIDITNDKQQLICSSRLTVMVLDKK, encoded by the coding sequence ATGATAAATACAAACATAACACTTGAAGAATTAAATAAAATGAGTGTGAACACCATGGGTGAACACCTGGGAATTGTATTTACAGAAGTAGGTACCGATTATATCTGCGGCACCATGCCGGTAGATAACCGAACCAAGCAGCCGATGGGATTGTTACATGGCGGAGCATCCGGTGTATTAGCCGAAACACTTGGCAGCATCGGTTCGTATTTGTGTGTGGATATTAAAACGAAGGCCTGTGTGGGCCTCAACCTTTCGTGCAACCACATACGTGCGGCCAAGGACGGTCTGGTGACTGGTAAAGCTGTATTGATACATGAAGGCGGAAAAACACATATCTGGAATATTGATATAACAAACGATAAGCAGCAGCTTATCTGCAGCAGCAGATTAACGGTAATGGTGTTGGATAAAAAGTAG